The Naumovozyma dairenensis CBS 421 chromosome 2, complete genome genome segment CTAAAAATGATCAAGTGGATTCTGTTTCATATAAAAGGGTGAAGCAAGGTGATACTAATTTTGCAGAAGCTTTACAGATAGCATATAATCCAAATACAATcaaattaaaggaattagtagatttctttttcagAATCCATGATCCAACGACAGTGAACTTTCAAGGTCCAGATCAAGGTACTCAATATCGTAGTGGATTGTTTGCTCAttctgatgaagatttaaaGGAGTTAgaacttttgaaaaaggaATGGCAACCAAAATGGGGAAATAAAATCGTTACACAAGTGGAACCAATTCATAACTTTTATGATGCTGAAGAATATCATCAGCTTTATTTGACTAAGAATCCAGAAGGATATGCATGTCCAACTCATTATGTTAGAGATATTTAACTTCGATTTTTTCTTACATTAGTtttataaaattaaataatagtCTATAAGTTACATTTATCTAATTGCATTCATTAAAAGTCTATTAGCTCTATTGTCTATTGGTTGTACAGATTTATAGCTATTATCTATATAATTCATATTATGATAGTTAGGCAATAAATACGACTGAAGAAAcataataaatgatattgttactgttgaagatatttttaattattaaatctatatatatataagttaTGTAATGGggaatgaaaaaaatgaaactaAAAATGCAATGgattccattttttttaaccTCGTTGGTTATGGataatttttaaaagaatatatcgGTAGGAATTTATTgcatttaataaataaaattacaaTAGATCATGAGCCTTTTTTTATGTGAATGTAtgattaataataaaaggaaaaaataataatttgttaGGACTGTTGAATTTCTTAGCAAactttttttaaatttttaactgaaatggaaatgaaaaatgggTAAAACACAATTAAACTAATTAATATCTGTAGTGATCAGCCTTGTATGGACCTTCTGGAGCAACACTTAAGTATTCAGATTGAGCTTCAGTTAAGGTAGTTAAATGAACACctaatttttccaaatggAATTTAGCGACAGCTTCATCTAGAATCTTTGGTAAGACATGAACACCGACGGTGAATGGACCAGTCTTTTGGAATTCAACATGTTTTTCTCTGAATGCCTTATCACCAGCTCTGAATAAAGCAATTTGAGCCAAGACTTGGTTAGAGAATGAACAAGACATAACGAAAGAAGAATGACCAGTGGCACAACCCAAATTAACTAATCTACCGTTAGCCAACAAGATAATATGTCTACCATTATCTAATAAGTAACGATCAACTTGTGGTTTAATGTTAATACATTCCTTTGCGTTAGCCTTTAACCAAGCGACATCgatttcaatatcaaaatgACCGATGTTACAAACAATCGCATCTTCTGGCATGTTAGCGAAATGGTTaccattaataatatctcTACAACCAGTGGTGGTAACAAAAACCTGACCTATGGAGGAAGCTTCATCCATGGTAGCGACTTGATAACCTTCCATAGCAGCTTGTAAGGCATTAATTGGATCAATTTCAGTGACAATGACACGAGCACCCATACCTCTCAAGGCAGCGGCACAACCTTTACCAACATCACCGTAACCAGCAACGACAGCAACTTTACCAGCCAACATAACGTCAGTGGCTCTCTTGATACCATCAATTAAAGATTCTC includes the following:
- the SAH1 gene encoding adenosylhomocysteinase (similar to Saccharomyces cerevisiae SAH1 (YER043C); ancestral locus Anc_3.545), with product MSAPAQNYKVADISLAAFGRKEIELAEHEMPGLMAIRKAYASVQPLKGARIAGCLHMTIQTAVLIETLVALGAEVTWSSCNIYSTQDHAAAAIAASGVPVFAWKGETEEEYLWCIEQQLFAFKDGKKLNLILDDGGDLTSLVHDKHPEMLNDCFGLSEETTTGVHYLYKMVKENRLKVPAINVNDSVTKSKFDNLYGCRESLIDGIKRATDVMLAGKVAVVAGYGDVGKGCAAALRGMGARVIVTEIDPINALQAAMEGYQVATMDEASSIGQVFVTTTGCRDIINGNHFANMPEDAIVCNIGHFDIEIDVAWLKANAKECINIKPQVDRYLLDNGRHIILLANGRLVNLGCATGHSSFVMSCSFSNQVLAQIALFRAGDKAFREKHVEFQKTGPFTVGVHVLPKILDEAVAKFHLEKLGVHLTTLTEAQSEYLSVAPEGPYKADHYRY
- the MXR1 gene encoding peptide-methionine-S-sulfoxide reductase (similar to Saccharomyces cerevisiae MXR1 (YER042W); ancestral locus Anc_3.541); protein product: MSATISKTIKYNPKTDKLITVACGCFWGTDHIYKKHLGDKIIDAKVGYANGDESKNDQVDSVSYKRVKQGDTNFAEALQIAYNPNTIKLKELVDFFFRIHDPTTVNFQGPDQGTQYRSGLFAHSDEDLKELELLKKEWQPKWGNKIVTQVEPIHNFYDAEEYHQLYLTKNPEGYACPTHYVRDI